The DNA window AAAGGCGCCTTGCCCAATTGCGGCATGAAGAAGGGATTAACGCGATCGCTTTGGATCGGGATGATCTTCTTGAGGTTCACAGCTCGACTGACTTGCTTCGCGCTCTGAAGAGTCGAGTTCGGCAAGCACTTTACCACGACGAATTCTGATGTTCGACGCAACCCAGCTTGCGGCGCGCATTGCGAGTGTCGATGCCGCCACCACCAACCATCAAAAGGGTCAGAGCTTCGAGCAGTTAGCTATGTATCTCTTTGAGCATCTGGATGGAGTGGAGATTTCAGAGCACAACGCCATGATGGACTCCGAAGAGATTGATATCGTCCTTTGGAATGCACAGACCGAGGCCATTCTCAGGCCGTGGGAAGCGGTAATCTTAGTGGAATGCAAGAATTGGAACTCGCGGGTGGGCGCTCAAGCTCTAGACGCATTTATTTCGAAGCTTCGACGGAGGTTCCTCCGAACCGGTATTTTTATTGCGGCAGAGGGAGTCACAGGCGATTTCGTTGACGGGACTGGAACGGAGGTCGGCGCAGCCGGAATCATCAGAAGCGCCCTCCAAGAGGGGATCCGAGTGGTAGTTATCACCATGGACGACATTCGTGGATTCGGGTCGTTGGATGACATTCGGAATTTGATCAAGCAGCGATACTGCAAGCTCTACGTCCACAAGATATTCTAAGCATAACAAGGCGTCGCTCTCAG is part of the Haloferula helveola genome and encodes:
- a CDS encoding restriction endonuclease, giving the protein MFDATQLAARIASVDAATTNHQKGQSFEQLAMYLFEHLDGVEISEHNAMMDSEEIDIVLWNAQTEAILRPWEAVILVECKNWNSRVGAQALDAFISKLRRRFLRTGIFIAAEGVTGDFVDGTGTEVGAAGIIRSALQEGIRVVVITMDDIRGFGSLDDIRNLIKQRYCKLYVHKIF